A genomic segment from Malus domestica chromosome 05, GDT2T_hap1 encodes:
- the LOC108173015 gene encoding protein HIGH CHLOROPHYLL FLUORESCENCE PHENOTYPE 244, chloroplastic codes for MAMAWRLPTQLPTPGNLHHYDSKTLSFPASLSWCRTLAPDHLLPSSSSSTSTATGTNTRRFMKCTARAGAGAVNLAPGTPVRPTSILVVGATGTLGRQIVRRALDEGYDVRCLVRPRPAPADFLRDWGATVVNADLSKPETIPATLVGIHTIIDCATGRPEEPIKKVDWEGKVALIQCAKAMGIQKFVFYSIHNCDQHPEVPLMEIKYCTEKFLQDSGINHIIIRLCGFMQGIIGQYAVPILEEKSVWGTDAPTRIAYMDTQDVARLTFIALRNEKVNGKLLTFAGPRAWTTQEVITLCERFAGQEANITTVPVSVLRVTRQLTRLFEWTNDVADRLAFSEVLSSDTVFSVPMSETYGLLGVDGKDIVTLEKYLQDYFTNILKKLKDIKAQSKQSDIYF; via the exons ATGGCAATGGCTTGGAGGCTTCCTACCCAGCTGCCAACACCCGGAAACCTCCATCACTACGACTCCAAAACGCTGTCGTTCCCAGCCTCACTCTCATGGTGCCGGACTTTAGCTCCGGACCATCTCCTTCCTTCGTCATCTTCTTCCACCTCCACCGCCACTG GGACCAATACGCGGCGTTTCATGAAATGTACGGCCAGGGCGGGAGCTGGGGCTGTGAATCTTGCTCCGGGGACACCCGTCAGACCCACCAGCATACTAGTGGTCGGCGCCACCGGGACTCTGGGGAGGCAGATTGTGAGGAGAGCACTTGATGAAGGCTATGATGTTAGGTGCTTGGTTAGGCCGAGACCAGCCCCTGCTGATTTCCTCAGAGATTGGGGTGCTACCGTTGTGAAT GCAGACCTTAGCAAACCAGAGACCATACCTGCTACATTGGTAGGGATTCACACAATCATCGATTGTGCGACGGGCCGTCCCGAAGAGCCCATAAAAAAG GTAGATTGGGAGGGAAAAGTTGCTCTTATACAATGTGCAAAAGCAATGGGGATCCAAAAATTTGTATTCTATTCCATCCACAACTGTGACCAGCATCCCGAAGTTCCACTTATGGAGATCAAGTATTGCACTGAAAAGTTTCTCCAAGATTCAGGCATAAATCACATCATAATTCGTTTATGTGGATTCATGCAA GGGATTATTGGACAGTATGCAGTGCCTATATTAGAAGAGAAATCGGTATGGGGAACAGACGCCCCCACAAGGATTGCTTACATGGACACCCAG GATGTAGCTCGCCTGACCTTTATAGCTTTAAGAAATGAGAAAGTCAATGGGAAGCTTCTCACATTTGCTGGCCCTCGTGCATGGACAACCCAAGAG GTAATAACGTTGTGCGAAAGGTTTGCGGGGCAAGAGGCAAATATAACTACTGTCCCAGTTTCTGTCCTGAGAGTAACCCGTCAGCTAACTAGGCTGTTTGAGTGGACAAATGATGTTGCTGATAGATTGGCATTTTCAGAG GTTCTTTCAAGCGATACTGTTTTCTCTGTTCCAATGAGCGAAACATATGGTCTTCTTGGGGTTGACGGAAAAGATATAGTTACACTGGAGAAATATTTGCAGGACTACTTTACCAACATATTGAAGAAATTGAAAGATATCAAAGCACAATCAAAGCAATCTGATATTTACTTCTGA